Proteins co-encoded in one Symbiobacterium terraclitae genomic window:
- the glpA gene encoding anaerobic glycerol-3-phosphate dehydrogenase subunit GlpA, whose amino-acid sequence MLQAIVIGGGATGAGILRDLALRGIKAALVEQGDLVHGTSSRYHGLLHSGGRYAVKDAESARECAEENQIVRRIAPFAVEPCGGLFVRLEQDDPAYAAQWVTACREAGIAVEELDVDRLRREEPLLAESVREAYAVPDASVDGWRLVQGNVAAAEAYGARVYTYRRVEGLLMSGGNVAGVRLRNLATGEEERLEAEMVINAAGAWAGQIAAMAGIQLDVVADRGVLLVYHGRLTSRVVNRLRKPGNGDIFVPTGSVTLLGTTATPVPDPDDIRVPAGEVEELKRLGAEMLPLAASARVLRAFAGVRPLYGSRSGGNTRELSRTFVVVDHKAEHGVGGLVSIVGGKLTTYRLMAERVVDVAASHLGVTAPCRTATEPILPPPDRGAMARITSLVGTERARAVADRHPASLPDIIRAMEEPGGRQIVCECEQVTAGELVGTARSLDNPSLGDLRRRTRLGMGTCQGGFCGYRAALALVRADLIPASRVPELLARFQAERWRGVRGGLGGLELRAAELNYALARSQLAMEPEAGGVGHD is encoded by the coding sequence GTGCTGCAAGCCATCGTGATCGGTGGCGGGGCAACGGGCGCCGGCATCCTCAGGGATCTGGCCCTGCGCGGCATTAAGGCCGCCCTGGTGGAGCAGGGCGACCTGGTGCACGGCACGTCCAGCCGCTACCACGGCCTGCTGCACAGCGGCGGCCGCTACGCGGTGAAGGATGCGGAGTCCGCCCGGGAGTGCGCGGAGGAGAACCAGATCGTGCGGCGGATCGCACCCTTTGCCGTGGAGCCCTGCGGCGGGCTGTTCGTCCGCCTCGAGCAGGACGATCCGGCCTACGCCGCACAGTGGGTGACGGCCTGCCGGGAGGCCGGCATCGCCGTGGAGGAGCTGGACGTCGACCGCCTGCGCCGGGAGGAGCCGCTGCTGGCCGAGTCGGTGCGGGAGGCCTACGCCGTGCCCGACGCCTCCGTCGACGGCTGGCGGCTCGTGCAGGGCAACGTTGCGGCCGCCGAAGCCTACGGGGCCCGGGTGTACACCTACCGGCGGGTCGAGGGCCTCCTGATGAGCGGCGGCAACGTGGCGGGCGTGCGCCTCAGGAACCTGGCCACCGGCGAGGAGGAGCGGCTGGAGGCGGAGATGGTGATCAACGCCGCCGGCGCCTGGGCCGGGCAGATCGCGGCCATGGCCGGTATCCAGCTGGACGTGGTGGCCGACCGCGGCGTCCTCCTGGTCTACCACGGGCGGCTGACGAGCCGGGTGGTCAACCGGCTGCGCAAGCCCGGCAATGGCGACATCTTCGTCCCCACCGGCAGCGTGACGCTCCTCGGCACCACCGCCACGCCGGTGCCGGATCCCGACGACATCCGCGTTCCCGCCGGCGAGGTGGAGGAGCTGAAGCGGCTGGGCGCCGAGATGCTGCCGCTGGCAGCCAGCGCCCGGGTGCTGCGGGCGTTCGCCGGCGTGCGGCCCCTCTACGGCTCCCGCAGCGGCGGCAACACCCGCGAGCTCTCCCGCACCTTCGTGGTGGTCGACCACAAGGCCGAGCACGGGGTGGGGGGCCTGGTTTCCATCGTGGGCGGCAAGCTCACCACCTACCGCCTGATGGCCGAGCGGGTGGTGGACGTGGCCGCCAGTCACCTGGGCGTCACCGCCCCCTGCCGCACGGCGACCGAACCGATCCTGCCCCCGCCCGACCGCGGGGCGATGGCGCGCATCACCAGCCTGGTCGGCACGGAGCGGGCGCGGGCCGTGGCGGACCGCCACCCGGCGTCGCTGCCCGACATCATCCGGGCGATGGAGGAGCCCGGCGGGCGGCAGATCGTCTGCGAGTGCGAGCAGGTGACGGCCGGCGAGCTCGTGGGTACCGCCCGGAGCCTGGACAACCCGTCGCTGGGCGACCTGCGCCGCCGGACGCGCCTGGGCATGGGGACCTGCCAGGGCGGCTTCTGCGGATACCGGGCGGCCCTGGCCCTGGTGCGGGCGGACCTGATCCCAGCGTCCCGGGTTCCCGAGCTCCTCGCCCGCTTCCAGGCGGAGCGCTGGCGCGGTGTGCGGGGCGGACTCGGAGGGCTGGAGCTGCGCGCGGCGGAGCTGAACTACGCCCTGGCCCGGAGCCAGCTGGCCATGGAGCCGGAGGCAGGAGGTGTCGGCCATGACTGA
- a CDS encoding M3 family oligoendopeptidase — MIVQAPLSQTWDLDVFFPGGSDSPEFRAFLDDLAARVADLKQRLEAAQVPQSPAELDAWAPLLTEFQDVARHLRQAGAFISCLTAQSMADQGAKLLEGRLSQIRAAAGNATTLMDHQISQLPEDVFTALVERPDFAGIAYPLRERRARAAMRMDPQRESLAGDLAVDGYHAWGRLYDELVARIQIPWEEGGKTVHLSAGQAFNRMHDPDRAVRAELFARWEKAWGEQAELIGAALNHLAGFRIQLYKHRGWDSILSEPLETNRMKPETLDVMWAVIDRNKEIFVEFLNRKAKLLGLEKLAWYDVDAPLGGSSTKVTYDEAAAFIVEHFGRFSPDMARFAEQAFANRWIEAEDRPGKRPGGFCTSFPLSHQSRIFMTFGGTLDNVSTLAHELGHAYHQSVMNDLPQMAQGYAMNVAETASTFAELLVSDAALKAAGSDEERLTLLAGKAERAVAFFMNIHARFLFETRFYAERHKGLLPVARLNQLMVEAQKEAYRDALSEYHPHFWASKLHFYITGQPFYNFPYTFGFLFSSGVYARAVAEGPSFARRYVDLLRDTGRMRVEDLAAKHLGVDLTKPDFWQQAVDVSVADVKQFLALTENR, encoded by the coding sequence ATGATCGTGCAGGCACCGCTGAGCCAGACGTGGGATCTCGACGTTTTCTTCCCCGGGGGAAGCGACTCCCCCGAATTCCGCGCATTCCTCGACGACCTCGCCGCCCGCGTCGCCGATCTGAAGCAGCGCCTGGAGGCGGCGCAGGTGCCCCAGAGCCCCGCCGAGCTGGACGCCTGGGCGCCGCTCCTCACCGAGTTTCAGGACGTGGCGCGGCACCTCCGGCAGGCCGGGGCGTTCATCTCCTGCCTGACCGCCCAGTCGATGGCCGACCAGGGGGCCAAGCTGCTCGAGGGCCGGTTGAGCCAGATCAGGGCGGCCGCCGGCAACGCCACGACCCTGATGGACCACCAGATCAGCCAGCTGCCGGAGGACGTGTTCACGGCGCTGGTGGAGCGGCCTGACTTCGCCGGGATCGCCTACCCCCTGCGGGAGCGCCGGGCCCGGGCCGCCATGCGGATGGACCCGCAGCGGGAGTCGCTGGCCGGCGACCTGGCCGTGGACGGCTACCACGCCTGGGGGCGGCTCTACGACGAGCTCGTCGCCCGGATCCAGATCCCGTGGGAGGAGGGCGGCAAGACCGTCCACCTGTCGGCGGGTCAGGCCTTCAACCGGATGCACGACCCCGACCGGGCCGTGCGGGCCGAGCTGTTCGCACGCTGGGAGAAGGCCTGGGGCGAGCAGGCAGAGCTGATCGGCGCGGCGCTGAACCACCTGGCCGGCTTCCGCATCCAGCTCTACAAGCACCGGGGGTGGGACTCCATCCTGTCGGAGCCGCTGGAGACCAACCGCATGAAGCCCGAGACGCTGGACGTGATGTGGGCGGTCATCGACCGGAACAAGGAGATCTTCGTCGAGTTCCTCAACCGGAAGGCGAAGCTCCTGGGGCTCGAGAAGCTGGCCTGGTACGACGTCGATGCCCCGCTGGGCGGCTCGAGCACGAAGGTGACCTACGACGAGGCCGCGGCCTTCATCGTGGAGCACTTCGGCCGTTTCTCGCCGGACATGGCGCGCTTTGCTGAGCAGGCCTTTGCGAATCGGTGGATCGAGGCCGAGGACCGGCCCGGCAAGCGGCCCGGCGGCTTCTGCACCTCGTTCCCGCTGAGCCACCAGTCCCGCATCTTCATGACCTTCGGCGGGACCCTGGACAACGTCTCCACCCTGGCGCACGAGCTGGGCCACGCCTACCACCAGTCGGTGATGAACGACCTGCCGCAGATGGCGCAGGGCTACGCGATGAACGTCGCCGAGACCGCGTCCACCTTCGCCGAGCTGCTGGTGAGCGACGCTGCGCTCAAGGCCGCGGGCAGCGACGAGGAGCGGTTGACGCTGCTGGCCGGGAAGGCCGAGCGGGCCGTGGCCTTCTTCATGAACATCCATGCCCGCTTCCTGTTCGAGACCCGCTTCTACGCCGAGCGGCACAAGGGCCTGCTGCCGGTGGCCCGGCTCAACCAGCTGATGGTCGAGGCGCAGAAGGAGGCATACCGCGACGCCCTCTCGGAGTACCATCCGCACTTCTGGGCCTCCAAGCTGCATTTCTACATCACCGGCCAGCCGTTCTACAACTTCCCGTACACCTTCGGCTTCCTGTTCAGCTCGGGCGTCTACGCCCGTGCGGTGGCCGAGGGGCCGTCCTTCGCCCGGCGGTACGTCGACCTGCTGCGCGACACGGGCCGGATGCGGGTCGAGGACCTGGCCGCCAAGCACCTGGGCGTCGACCTTACCAAGCCCGACTTCTGGCAGCAGGCCGTGGATGTCTCGGTGGCCGACGTGAAGCAGTTCCTGGCGCTGACCGAGAACCGGTAG